In one Ictalurus furcatus strain D&B chromosome 10, Billie_1.0, whole genome shotgun sequence genomic region, the following are encoded:
- the misp gene encoding mitotic interactor and substrate of PLK1, with translation MDSIPKRWVMKPLTPKLERSDFRSLLSPGSEPYSLEKSWSLSQNGDSHRSSFDNISVTQSSVRVSNGEGFEDVVHAKQVAVFEDSSTSDWHPSTPNSPGSASSVDSHMGFYSFVDDPTSPEAEKNEVYMVSPQRQAKLSTLKEKSIFKLQTYTEERRPEKLFQETNGDYRYHVGDSPGDDNDEEKPDRMEIIRSQAPKKNTVFKEQRSALENPDLTHSPQRLVEGFSLCYSPVSTKPLQSEAEPGTIDNQQIDFNAARKQFQMMERTKQNPLRSSQPPALSPKLRERSLSAGARLLTKETLKDSWKRQEDEAIPVKEDLEDRIQTSSMDNLDLGLDNQGVASTSVGSLFTEPSILESTFVDSMSETPIEREIRIAQEREQDLRRSRGIFRSDTSEMVEIKTKPILSLPTPQIKPIKAKEPNRMSLFFQREMERVNQSPGLYDRGSLHHQRERKNTFGSLSDQLDIVSSSTSPGITPTGRSIITEDTSITENPVHVEQRDVFDSAEPLSPCCPHRHPDETMIWRESTANIPDKTFGRSPYSKEWAEKENDKVKTTNQPFWMGDYKPKVLRRTFTPPNPLSFPPEPLKSSRSTGAWRTLSESSSEWPRMSNAPDIIRREIEENLKREQELQELRETSNPSGSSEPIFTSDEVSEQRHNEQTLISSSDDNLVEVDAALPQKSTQRTSYSSSYSWNADPTPVTCTSVPGPRSRLSSIMTAQPWSGPKPTSPAVHKAVPTLPSSPLTSSHKGLTKTLLDDFEERRVRLKLDESSYAGIQPVDDINNEVVEVTRVTRHKNTRALRWEAGVYANEENN, from the exons ATGGATAGCATTCCTAAACGGTGGGTGATGAAACCTTTGACACCTAAATTAGAGAGGTCTGACTTCCGGAGCTTGTTGAGCCCTGGCAGTGAGCCATATTCCTTAGAGAAGAGCTGGAGTCTCAGCCAGAATGGTGATTCCCATCGATCCAGCTTTGATAACATCTCAGTGACCCAGTCCTCTGTGAGAGTCTCGAATGGAGAGGGTTTTGAGGATGTTGTCCATGCCAAGCAAGTGGCTGTGTTTGAAGACAGCAGTACCAGTGACTGGCACCCTAGTACACCTAACAGCCCAGGTTCTGCAAGCAGTGTAGACTCCCACATGGGTTTCTACTCCTTTGTGGATGACCCAACAAGTCCAGAAGCTGAGAAGAATGAGGTTTACATGGTCTCACCTCAGAGACAGGCCAAACTATCAACTCTAAAAGAGAAGAGTATATTTAAGCTGCAGACTTACACAGAAGAGAGACGACCTGAGAAACTGTTCCAAGAGACTAATGGTGATTACCGGTACCATGTCGGTGACTCACCAGGAGATGACAACGATGAAGAGAAGCCAGATCGAATGGAGATCATCCGGAGTCAGGCACCTAAAAAGAACACTGTCTTCAAAGAGCAACGGAGTGCCCTGGAGAACCCGGATCTTACTCACTCCCCCCAGCGTCTGGTTGAGGGATTTAGTCTGTGCTATAGCCCTGTGAGCACTAAACCTCTGCAGTCTGAAGCAGAGCCTGGCACCATTGACAACCAGCAGATTGACTTCAATGCAGCACGGAAACAGTTCCAAATGATGGAGCGCACAAAGCAAAACCCCTTAAGGAGTTCTCAGCCACCGGCACTTTCTCCAAAACTACGGGAAAGATCGTTATCCGCAGGAGCTCGACTTTTAACAAAGGAGACCCTAAAGGACTCTTGGAAGAGACAAGAAGACGAGGCAATCCCCGTCAAAGAGGATCTAGAAGATAGGATTCAGACTAGCTCGATGGACAATCTAGACTTGGGACTTGACAACCAAGGTGTGGCCTCCACAAGTGTTGGAAGTTTATTCACTGAGCCTTCCATATTAGAGAGCACATTTGTGGATAGCATGAGCGAAACACCCATTGAGCGAGAGATCCGAATAGCTCAGGAACGAGAGCAAGACCTCAGGCGTTCACGAGGTATATTTCGCTCAGACACATCAGAAATGGTTGAGATCAAGACCAAGCCTATTCTGTCCCTACCAACACCACAAATAAAGCCTATCAAAGCCAAAGAGCCCAATAGAATGAGTTTATTCTTTCAACGTGAGATGGAAAGGGTTAATCAGAGCCCAGGCCTTTATGACAGAGGAAGTCTACATCATCAGCGTGAGAGGAAGAATACTTTTGGGTCTCTATCGGACCAGCTGGATATTGTTTCTTCAAGCACCAGCCCAGGCATAACTCCCACTGGTAGATCTATTATTACAGAGGACACATCAATTACAGAGAACCCTGTGCATGTAGAACAAAGGGATGTATTTGACTCTGCGGAGCCTCTCTCGCCCTGCTGCCCTCATCGACACCCAGATGAGACGATGATTTGGAGGGAAAGTACTGCAAATATTCCAGACAAAACATTTGGAAGGAGTCCATACAGCAAGGAGTGGGCTGAAAAAGAAAACGATAAAGTCAAAACTACAAACCAACCATTTTGGATGGGAGATTATAAGCCAAAAGTGTTACGGAGAACCTTTACTCCGCCGAATCCTCTTTCCTTTCCACCCGAACCTCTAAAAAGCAGCAGATCTACAGGAGCTTGGAGAACTCTTTCTGAGAGCTCAAGTGAGTGGCCCCGCATGTCAAACGCCCCAGATATAATCCGCAGAGAGATTGAAGAGAACCTCAAACGAGAACAGGAGCTTCAAGAACTACGAGAAACCAGCAATCCCTCGGGTTCCTCAGAACCCATATTCACCTCAGATGAGGTGTCTGAGCAAAGGCATAATGAGCAAACGCTAATTAGCAGTTCTGATGACAATTTAGTGGAGGTAGACGCTGCCCTACCACAAAAATCTACACAAAGGACCAGTTACAGTTCCTCCTATTCCTGGAATGCGGATCCCACCCCTGTGACCTGTACATCAGTGCCAG GCCCCCGTTCAAGACTTTCCTCCATCATGACAGCCCAACCTTGGAGTGGTCCCAAGCCCACAAGTCCTGCAGTCCATAAGGCAGTTCCTACCCTTCCTTCTAGTCCATTAACCTCCTCCCACAAGGGTCTGACAAAGACACTGCTGGATGACTTTGAGGAAAGACGAGTCAGACTGAAGCTTGACGAGAGCTCT TATGCTGGGATTCAGCCTGTTGATGACATTAACAATGAG GTTGTAGAAGTGACTCGAGTAACACGGCACAAAAACACAAGGGCTCTGCGCTGGGAAGCTGGTGTGTATGCCAACGAAGAGAACAACTGA
- the si:ch211-262i1.4 gene encoding thymic stromal cotransporter homolog produces MHKLGSSFFEMALTLTVYNHSLEMAGGHPDQAQAASSSFFLIHSIISAVASMISSFPLGRIADRQGPKVFLVVPQMGSLIGMCFLVVFLFHNLPVEFLFLGSMVYGLSGGPPAYWAGVVALASLSSKQKHRTLKLNVVDLCVGIAGVLGGLLSGYVYQIGHQGLVLLMTAMLFTAAALFHAVFLLSSSRQKSDEKERLLSSGERMDKVAVGLLMSAIVLFDLGMIGAENVLTLYVLKPPLSWDSVWAGYGNAATNAMYLSSFLGVLALSGVLGDVALSLLGIVSNCTGMAIMAFTVESWVYFMARGIMMFACVPMPTLRAMLSKVLDAQQYGCVFGRLQLALAVTELLSTVLFTSIYPLTLNWYSGLCFLLSCAISYLSIIPIL; encoded by the exons ATGCACAAACTGGGCAGCTCCTTTTTTGAGATGGCTCTCACCCTGACAGTGTACAACCACTCACTGGAAATGGCAGGTGGACATCCTGACCAAGCTCAAGCAGCGTCGTCAAGCTTCTTCCTCATCCACTCCATCATCTCGGCAGTAGCGTCCATGATTTCCAGCTTCCCACTAGGCCGCATCGCAGACCGACAGGGACCTAAAGTGTTTTTGGTCGTTCCTCAGATGGGATCTCTCATAGGAATGTGCTTCCTGGTTGTCTTCCTGTTCCACAATCTACCCGTGGAGTTCCTCTTCCTCGGATCCATGGTGTACGGCCTCAGCGGAGGTCCTCCTGCTTACTGGGCTGGTGTGGTGGCTTTGGCGTCACTCAGCTCTAAGCAGAAGCACCGCACGTTAAAACTCAACGTTGTGGATCTCTGTGTTGGCATTGCAGGGGTGCTGGGTGGTCTACTATCTGGGTATGTGTACCAGATAGGACATCAAGGATTGGTCCTGCTAATGACCGCCATGCTCTTCACTGCGGCGGCGCTTTTTCATGCCGTGTTTCTGCTCTCCAGTTCAAGACAAAAGAGTGATGAGAAGGAGCGTCTACTGTCAAGCGGTGAAAGGATGGACAAAGTCGCAGTAGGGCTGTTGATGTCAGCCATTGTGCTGTTTGATCTGGGTATGATTGGAGCAGAGAACGTTCTCACGCTCTACGTGCTTAAGCCTCCACTGAGCTGGGATTCAGTGTGGGCTGGTTATGGCAACGCAGCCACCAACGCCATGTATCTGAGCAGCTTCCTCGGGGTGCTAGCGCTATCCGGTGTGCTAGGAGATGTTGCCCTGTCTCTGCTCGGCATCGTGTCCAACTGTACAGGAATGGCTATCATGGCGTTCACAGTGGAGAGTTGGGTCTACTTCATGG CACGAGGGATAATGATGTTTGCCTGTGTTCCCATGCCAACGCTGCGAGCGATGCTTTCCAAAGTTCTGGACGCGCAGCAATACG GATGTGTTTTTGGTCGGCTACAGTTGGCTCTGGCTGTGACTGAACTTCTGTCTACGGTGCTCTTCACCTCTATTTACCCTCTGACTCTGAACTGGTACAGCGGCCTCTGTTTCCTTCTCTCTTGCGCCATCAGCTACCTCAGCATCATACCTATCCTGTGA